CGGGCGTAGCCCGTGAGTTCAACGTAACCTTCTCCACCGAGGGGCTTCCCCCGCCGGGTGCCGCTGGCCTTCACGCTGCCCTCCCAGTAGGTTTCTCCCGTCGACCCAGGCGTTTGCCATTCCTGGCCTTCGAAGGCCGGGGTGACCGTGAGGTCGAGGTCTTCCTCCGGGACCCGCAGCTGCCAGCCGAGCGGATAAACGCCTCCCGTGGCCGGGCTTTTCCAGCGGCCGGTGGGCTGAATCGCAAAAGCTTTCAGCGGAAGATGGCGAGCGGGCCCCGTGGCGGGCACCCAGGTTCCGGACGATTGCGGGACGGGCGAGCCATCCGTGCGCCGCAGCTGATAGAGCATGAGTTCCGACCCATCCGACAGTTGCAGGCTGAACCAGTCCCAGCCGGCTTCCAGGCGTCCCATCTGGTTGGACCCGAACTCGTGGTCCATCCAGGATTGCCCGGTCACCGCAAGCGTTTCGCCGGCCACCGTGAGCGTGCCCTGGGTGTCCAACCGGGTCAGCGAGTAGTAATGCGACGAACAGGTCGGGCAGTCCGACTTCCGGCTCACCCCCTGCTGGCCGTGAATCACCACGGGCTTGCGCGGCGTGAGGGTCAGCGCCAGCTGCTGCCGGCCATCCTGGGCGGCGAGGCGATGGGCCGAACCGGCCAGCGAGGCGCGCCAGCCGCCCAGAAAGACGTCGTAGGCCCCCGCCTGGGCCCCCGCCAGCCCCACTCCCCCGCGCTGCAGGCGTTCTGCCGTCAAAAAGCGTGAGGTTTGCAAATCCGAAACGGCGAAGTGCGCCAGCATCACGCCGTCCGATCGCCACGGCGAAACGGCCGCGCCCAGCTGGAGACCCGGCACCGTCCCAACCCGGAAGAAGGTCAGCTGGTAGCCGAAGGCCCGCCCGTCCGCCGCCCGCAGGTGCCCCGTGTAGTACCACCATTCAGTCCGGAAATCCGGGTGGGCCGCGTGATCCCGGGGAAAGGCAAAACGGTAGCCCGGCAAGGCAGGACGGAAGGCCTCTGCCGCCACCGGCGTCGCCAATGCCAGCGTGGCCAGGCCGCAAGCCAGGCGGAGGGCAGTGGTGCCGATGCGGGCCAGGCCGCTCGAGGCTGTAGGGGCAGGATCCAACCTACTCATCGCGCATTGCCTCCGCCAGGCGGGCCCGCGCCGCCGAATGCGCCGGCAGCCAGCCCGCCAGCACCGCCGCCCCCACCACGGCCGCCACCGTGCCCGCCACGAAGCCCCAAGGAATGGCGAAGCCGACGCTCCAGCCGAACGACTGCCGGTTGATCACCTCGATCAGCAGCAGCGCCAGCATGCCGCCGCCCAGCAGGCCGAGCCCGGCTCCGGCCAGGCCGATCAGACCGGCCTCGGTCATGACCATGGCCGCCACTTGCCGCCGGAGCAGCCCGATCTGGCGCTGGATCGCAATCTCGCGGCTGCGCTCCAGCACCAATGCCGCCAGCGTGCCGGCCACCCCGAGCAGGGACACCGTGATGCTGACGGCGTGCAAGGCATAGGTGATGGCGAAGGTGTCGTCGAAGACCTTCATCACCTGCTGCCGCACCGCTTCCGAGGCCACCAGCGTGACGGGGCGCGCGCCCAAGGCGGTTTGCAGATGCCCGCGCAGCGCCTCGCGGTCCGTCTCGGGGGCCGCGTAGACGGCGATGTCGGTGATGGCGTCGTCCCGCCACCAGCGCTGGTAGGTCTGGCGGTCCATCAGGACATAGCCCTGGTCCGAGGAGTAATCGTGGTAGACGGCCAGCACGCGAAACGGACGAACCCCGAGCGGCGTGGGCAGCAGCAGGTCCTCCCCCGGGTCAACGCCGTGCTTGATCGAGAGCGCCTCGGAGACCAGCACCCGGTCGGTACCGACGCAGGCCGCAAACAGGCCCCGCGGGTCACCCGGGTCGCGCAACACCATCGAGCCGTGCCGCGCCAGCACGTCCATGTCGGCCCCGCCCAGCCGGATCGCCACCCCGGCGTAGGGCAAGACGCGCTCACGGAAGGCTTCCACATCGACCACGCCCGGCACGCGACGCAGGATGGCGGGCAGGCTCGGGTCGAGCGTGGCGATCGCCCCGAAGCCCGAGGTCGTGCCGGCCGCCGCCGGGTTCACGTAGTACGCCCCCGGCAAGGTCGTTTCAATCCAGGCCGTGACCGTCCCACGGAACGAGCCCACCATGGTGGCCACCCCCACGGTCATGGCCGCGCCGACCATCAGGGCCGCTACGGCCACGCCGTTGCGCCCCACCGCGCGTCGGAAGTTGCGCACCCCCAGCAGGACGGGGGCCGACAGCCGGCCGCCCGCAGTCAGGCGCTCGACGGCCCAGGACAGGCCTTCCACCGTCAGGGGCGCCCAGAAAGAGGTTCCCAGCACCAGCAAGGCCGCGGCGAGGTAGCCGCCCCAGGGCGGGCCGCCGTGCGCGGGCACGCTGGCAGCCGCCGCGGCCAGGGCCACCAGGCCCACCCCGACCAGCGCCCAGCGCCCGCTGCGCCCGCGCTGGCGGGCCTCCCAGGAGCCCGCCCGCATGGCCAGGGCCGGGGAGGTTCCGGCCGCTTCCAGCGCCGGGGCCAACGCCGCCACCAGGGACAACGTCACGCCGGCCACCCAGCCGATCGCAAAGGGCAGCGGGTCCCAGGCCACCGCCTGGGCACTGGTGTCGACGTACAGCGCATCGACCGTCTGGCTCACCGCGGCGACGGCCCCGCGCGCGAGCACGCTGCCCAAGCCCAGCCCCAGCAGGCCCCCCAGGCTGCCGACCAGCACGGCCTCCAGCGCAAAGATGCCGAAAATCTGCCGTCTGAGCGCCCCCACCGCGCGCATCATGGCGACCTCGCGGCGCCGCTGCACGACGGAAATGGAGACGGCGTTGTAGATCAGGTAAGCCCCGACCACCAGCGCCACGAACGAAAGCGCCATCAGGTTCATCCGAAACGAGGCCAGCATGCGCTCGGCCGAGCGGGTCGCGTCGGCCGGGTCGGCCAGGCTGACCCCCGGCAGGCGCAGGCCTTCGAACGCTTGGCGCAGTTCCGCCGCTGTCACGCCCTCACGCGGCGTGAGGTCGATGCGGTCGAGCGAGGCCGTCCGGCCGGTCAGTTCCTGCAGCGCGGCCACATCGAGAAACGCGATCCAGGGGTCGAGCCCCGCCGTGTCCGGCCCGCCCGGCAACACGCCCAGCACGGGCAGGTCGACGCGCCGATCGTTGACCAGCACCCCGAGGCGACGCCCCTCCGACAGCGCCAGCTTGC
Above is a window of Candidatus Sericytochromatia bacterium DNA encoding:
- a CDS encoding lipocalin-like domain-containing protein, whose amino-acid sequence is MSRLDPAPTASSGLARIGTTALRLACGLATLALATPVAAEAFRPALPGYRFAFPRDHAAHPDFRTEWWYYTGHLRAADGRAFGYQLTFFRVGTVPGLQLGAAVSPWRSDGVMLAHFAVSDLQTSRFLTAERLQRGGVGLAGAQAGAYDVFLGGWRASLAGSAHRLAAQDGRQQLALTLTPRKPVVIHGQQGVSRKSDCPTCSSHYYSLTRLDTQGTLTVAGETLAVTGQSWMDHEFGSNQMGRLEAGWDWFSLQLSDGSELMLYQLRRTDGSPVPQSSGTWVPATGPARHLPLKAFAIQPTGRWKSPATGGVYPLGWQLRVPEEDLDLTVTPAFEGQEWQTPGSTGETYWEGSVKASGTRRGKPLGGEGYVELTGYAR
- a CDS encoding ABC transporter permease, whose protein sequence is MSQPALQGRLRIPGLLLLALFWRHLTRHRLRSALTLLGVALGVAVAVAVQLANGTALDAFARTTRAVAGPAVWQVVQPGGEVPQTLVPRLRPLVDLAVLSPVLEAAAVTADAARRPLRLVGVDLLAPGAFRGYAQAAAGGVRAAPALDQGWPNGLWITQEAARKLALSEGRRLGVLVNDRRVDLPVLGVLPGGPDTAGLDPWIAFLDVAALQELTGRTASLDRIDLTPREGVTAAELRQAFEGLRLPGVSLADPADATRSAERMLASFRMNLMALSFVALVVGAYLIYNAVSISVVQRRREVAMMRAVGALRRQIFGIFALEAVLVGSLGGLLGLGLGSVLARGAVAAVSQTVDALYVDTSAQAVAWDPLPFAIGWVAGVTLSLVAALAPALEAAGTSPALAMRAGSWEARQRGRSGRWALVGVGLVALAAAAASVPAHGGPPWGGYLAAALLVLGTSFWAPLTVEGLSWAVERLTAGGRLSAPVLLGVRNFRRAVGRNGVAVAALMVGAAMTVGVATMVGSFRGTVTAWIETTLPGAYYVNPAAAGTTSGFGAIATLDPSLPAILRRVPGVVDVEAFRERVLPYAGVAIRLGGADMDVLARHGSMVLRDPGDPRGLFAACVGTDRVLVSEALSIKHGVDPGEDLLLPTPLGVRPFRVLAVYHDYSSDQGYVLMDRQTYQRWWRDDAITDIAVYAAPETDREALRGHLQTALGARPVTLVASEAVRQQVMKVFDDTFAITYALHAVSITVSLLGVAGTLAALVLERSREIAIQRQIGLLRRQVAAMVMTEAGLIGLAGAGLGLLGGGMLALLLIEVINRQSFGWSVGFAIPWGFVAGTVAAVVGAAVLAGWLPAHSAARARLAEAMRDE